The Acipenser ruthenus chromosome 45, fAciRut3.2 maternal haplotype, whole genome shotgun sequence sequence AGGGACTTGCACCTAACAGTTGTTATTTTGTTCTGTTAAATATGTGTCTCTGAAGTTTTTTGGAAGGTCACTTTGTATGAGTAACAATAGCCCTGAACCCCATCGACACACCCCTCTATCTGAGCATGCATGCAAGCTTTGCTGTGTGGACCCTGTTAAAGCTGcacatgcacagacagacagacagacagacagacacacacagacagcaccgCCACTGCTCTGCTTGCTTGTTCTCGGCCGTGTTTAACTGTCAGACTCGGAGGGCTCCTCAATTAAGACCACCGGACTGTTCCTTACCCTGCTTCCGATATCCAGGCACGAGACCCCCAGAGCAATCAAACATTGCCACGCCTGCAGGGACAAAGGGGACAGTGTGGTGAGTGACTACTGGAGGaaataaacagataaaaacaCACTACAGGTCTTCATACCAAAATGGACTCTTAGTTGGTTAAATTATTCTTGATCTGACATAGCTACACAGCACCAATAAAATAATTGTTCCAGTTAATAAATGACATGAAAAACTGACTACAAAGAAACCCAGTCAAGCAGACCAACATTAGTTTCTTATATATGTACTTGCAGAATTCTGACTGAGCAAGTTAAGGATGACTCACCAGATACCCTACGAAGCCCAGGTAGGCTACGGACAGGAGTGCAGCCATCACGTAGAGAACCACGCTCCCCAGACTCGTCACGTACACCACCACGAAATACATGTTGATGCAGCACACCATCAGGATCACTACCCCACCACCGATCTTCCACAGCCTGGAGGGAGACACGAGAGACAGGCAATCCGGTCAAGCCAGGGCTCACCGCTCCCTGAACAAGACTCAACACTCGTCGCTAGCTTCTTCATGGCGGCTCCAATTCATATGTAACTTTTAAACTTAAGCACTTAAAGGATCTTTTTtctaacctgaaaaaaaaaaatcaattcaaaattCACAAAGCCTTTCATttcccaaagtgatattaagtgggagTGGAAatcggtttatatatatatatatatatatatatatatatatatatatatatatatgtgagtgATATTAAACTATAGTGTGATTAAAAACTGGTGATCATACAAAAAGCAGGTTTGACTGCAGTTATAAAAATAGACTGGTTTCACACTTACAGCCCGTTGGCGAAGTCGTTCATGATGGAGTTGAGACTGGTGAAGGTGAGGATTGGGATCAGGGCAAAGGGGAGCTGCAGAAAGAAACAATACTATTAAAATCTATCACTTCCCAGGAGCACATGCTCAAAATCCTCCATCTCTTCTAAATGAAATTACCGTCACAGTATACAGTGGCAACACCTCTTAATTACAGTGCTAACATTACCCCCGGATTAGcattcatgtttacaaactaagAAACAGACAGGATTCTTGGTCTATAGCCCAGACTACTGATGTCCAGTTCCAGTGACCTACAAGAAGCTGCGATTAATCCAAAAGGAGATCATACCTGAAAAAGGACTCCACCAGGCATTAAGTACGCTATACGCATCTTCTTTTAGTCACTAAATAAATGGCAATTGCATTTTAAAGCTGAAGGAACATATTGCATGAAGGGCAAAACGGATTTCAGACAACCGTTTCTTAAATTGCTCTTACTAAGAAACGTGctttaaatgttttaaagcacGTGGGTGGAACTAAAATCAGAAGAAGCTGCAACTCGTCCCTGAGCCTGTCTCTGTATCTCTCAGCCCGTGCCTCACCTGCATGCTCTGCAGCACGTTGAGGAAGTCGTTCATGCCGGTCAGGGTCTGCACGTCCTGAAACACGGCGACCAGCAGAGTGGGGATGATAGCGATGGAGCGAGTGAGGAAGACCCGGGCGAAGCGAGACCACTTGAGGTTCAGGAAGCCCTGCACAGAAAATCACACACAAGTTAGATCGGCATCGACTAACATGGACAGCTGTCAGTCTCTCAGTAACGGATTAAAAGGCATCACACCTCCATGACGAACTGTCCGGAGTAGGTACCGGTCATGGTGGAGCTCTGCCCAGCTGCCAGGATCCCCACTGCCCAGATATAGAGGGCTGCCGGGCCAAAGAAACACCCCAGCACCACGCCCTGGTCAAGAAAAACAACGATTATTGGAACTCACAAGCAAGTTAAGCAACAGCCCCTTGTTAACCTACTTTTGTTTAGTATAGATTTGCGTGAAGACTTACCCCTTTGTAGATGTCCACCTCCAGTGTTTGGTTGTTGAGAGGGAAGAGGTTGGAGTAAGGGCTGCTGCTGTTGGTGCAGACGTCATGCTGAAATGAGAAGACAATAAAGAAGATCagcctccatgcctcaagccagGTCTGAAGGGAGCACCTTTCTCTTGGGGGGAAGAGGGAGGGAGCACTTGAGTCTCCGTGCCTCAGTTGTTGCTTCCAAATGACCTGGCGTTGACCTGTCTTTTGGAAATCAAATTTgcaactgtattttaaaatggtagAACATGTTCAGACGAGCCGTGAAAAACACATGTTGCTGCTGTGAACCGATCAGAACACAGGGCAGACTTACCACTTCCTCGTTGGTCCTCCCGTAGAACGCCTCCGCAAAGACGGCCACGACGAAGACGTTGATGAGGAAGGAGATGAAGAGCGCCACGCACGACTCGATGAAGAAATACTTGTTGGCTTCCTTTACTTCACTCTTATTGGAGCGATCGATCTGCCTcgactggaaaaaaaataaataaaatgacatatgCCTCCAATTAAACACAAGATTTGAAGAAACTTCAACAGAATTTTACTCAGCATTTCTACTCTGATCATTTGCTGGGGTTGAACAAAAATACTGAGATCTGTGGTGGTTTCCCTCCTATGTAATGTAACATGTAATCTGCAGTACAATCAAAGCTGCATCTTCctgtcagtttcagtcacagtGATGGTATTCaagagaacactttttttttttttttttttttttttaatgtttctgcaacagcatttcaattcagaaaaattatttatattaaaaaaggggGGGCTTGTAGGTAaacttaattgtttatttattaatcttAGAACTGcaatcatgtttaaaaaataaagagagTTGGACTTCTCGCTTTGTGTACGGTTTGCGCCCGTACAGAGAAACCGGAGCCAGCACATGAGCTTGTCCTTACCTTGACCAGAGCGGAGTGCAGGTAGATGTTGTGTGGCATGATGACTGCGCCCACGATACCTACAGCCTGCTCCAACTGTGGGGCTCCGCAGCCCTGGCAGTATGGGAGGAACATGCCCTTCAACAGCTCCCCCTGGTCCGGCTTCACCATCACGTACTGTCAGGGGGGCGCAGAGACAGGGGGCAAAGTTAATCATCTAGATACAGCCTGTTAACTCTACCGGGGGTCCCCCCCACAGTCAGGCATAACTGTTAATAGTGGTTGTCTCTGTTTGTTTCAAGTGTAAAACGTCCAAGCACAAGAGGAATGAATTTAGATCATTCTTTTTAAGGGAGGAAAATAAGACCCACtgcacagtgtacaggtaacaagctcaggtgtttctgaataaactcctagtaaaaccaacAATGTTAACTGAAGATCACTCTTTTAATTATACAGTAATGTTAATTGAAGATCACTCTCTTTGCTCACCTCGTATCCGAATGTGATGGCCATGATCGTGATTAGGAACCCAAAGAAGGCTTCCAGTTTCCTCAAACCTGAGGGAAAGCGTTCACAGTTACACTCAATAGACAACACATCCTTCCGGCGTTGACTGGGGACATGAAGCTGAATAACTTACTGTGACCTACACTGTAGACAAAACAGGGACGGAAATaaaagactcctgttgcacagcagtttcacccattccacgtGTTAAtacaagcctgattagccacagtgtctaggtaacaagctcaggtgtgtcttactagtAGTAAAACtcggactggatcacactgctatgcaatgggaatgAGAACGCTTTGGTGAACACATCGTCTGCTGCAGAAAGGAAAGCATCCTGTAACTGTAAATGTATTGCAAGGTATATTTGCACTTTTAAAAGCAGAGTAAGTTTAGTTTGCTGCAAGGTTGCCTACTGCAACCCGCATTATATTTCTGAAAAGCTgctaaaaacattttgtaatgatgcataaaataaactgcataaCTTACACTAAAGAAACGTTCAGACTACCCCACGAGATACCCAACACCTACATAAACAGTActacctatacacacacacaaagcatgcTGCAGACTGCGGACGGGGGAATTACCATATTTATCAAGGAAGAGGAACACAAAGGTGTCGACGATGGTGATGAGAACTCCACCCCACAGAGGAATCCTGCAAGGAGACATGGGAACAAATCCATTGTTGGTCATGAACATCGATTTGATTAATCCACCGTATCCCACCCCCACCAGGACTTTAGCATTTCAAACCAAGCCCAAGGGAATCACCCTGAACTGCATCAAACAGCTGTACTGTATTCTGGGATTTCCCCTGAATTAACTGCTTATCCAAGCAGGTACCGTTTGATCAAACAAAGCCCATTGCCCCGTTAGTGCAGAGTTTCCCCTGCCACAGCTATGAATAAAAAACACAAGAGCCACCAGTATAATGAAAATGTAACCCTAATGTGACCTACatccatatgtaaaaaaaatgtacccaAGATTCTGATTCGCACAATAACTTTTGCAAAAGAACGTCCTTACAAAGTTTCGTCAACTGGAAAAGTGGTTCCCCAGGCACATGTTAAAATGGAAAGGCCTCTCCACTGGATATTCTGCCATCCACCCTATGCATTTCTGAAGCTGGCTACAGTGCGGACGAACCCCAAGAGAGAGAGTCTATCATCGGGGTACTgactgctgccccccccccccccccccccttaccttCCAGCGGAGAGCAGGTTGAAGGCGATGGCACAGCCGATGACCTCCTGCATGTCTGACCCAATGATAGCCAGCTCTACCATCAGCCACAGGACAATACGAGGCACCTGGGGAGAAAAGGAAACAAGAGAGTCTCACAGGCGAGGCACGCACATCCCAAACCCTTCGGTGTCAGAATAAAAACTGTGCAAACCAGTAAACGGTGTGTGCACTGCTGAACAGGGCTGCCTGTCCAGTGATGAAAAATACAAGCCGACAAACTTACGATGCCGAGCACTTACTGCGGGATACTGGCGATGGCACACTTCAGCCAAGTGCATCCCAGTCACCACCCCCAAGCGCGCTGCCAGCCTTTGCAACAGCAGACCGAGGATCGTGGCAGACATCAGGACCCAGAGAAgcttaagaaaaaacaaacaataattacaTCATATATCAAGGCGTGTCAGTTTTACACATACCATAACAAAGACGTTTAGCATAACCTACATGCACAATTTTATTCTCAGTGCAGGAATGGAATAagttttgcatagcagtttcatccattccaggttttactatgagctcgATCAGCaggtaagaagctcaggtgtgtgttattaaactcctagtaaaaccaggaatggatcaacagGACTCTTTTTTTTCCACCCCTGTTCTGCATGTCTTCACTACAGCTCCATTTGGGGGGAGAACTACCCCATTTTCCTTTGGCTCTTCCAGGCGTGTCATGGTTATAAGTGAGCTGCAGGGTTGCACGATCCAATCCAATACCTTGAAGCCGGCCTTAGCTCCAGACTGCAGGTCAGACTCAATGTTTCCTGGGTCCAGGTAGGCGATGCTCATAAGAAACCCGGGTCCAGTGAACGCCCATAGCTTGCGAAAGCTGAACCCAGGCTAGGAGAAAGAAAGGATTACAATAAAATTCAATGCATCTGAAGAATTTTTCTTAAGACGCTGATAAAGCCTTCATCAAAATGTAAACGGTAAACGACAAAGCACGCAAGCCTCCAGCTTTTCCAAACCAGATATcggttttttaaccctttcagtgctgGTGGGATCTCAAGGTCCCGTCTTATCTTCGCGTCGTATGTTCACATACTCCATCGGAAACCACATTGAACCTGGCATCCTGTTCTCAGGTATACTCAATAAAAGGCGTTTATTGT is a genomic window containing:
- the LOC117966962 gene encoding natural resistance-associated macrophage protein 2-like isoform X1 — encoded protein: MAGKTNAGLSDNRNKETIELNGSATPGIFTISQTGLISFPEHIEILPRATMPPDQEPQPPDEENRSLENGEIQTVQTQYSSISPPESPESADEPFSTYFEEKVPIPEDSKPGFSFRKLWAFTGPGFLMSIAYLDPGNIESDLQSGAKAGFKLLWVLMSATILGLLLQRLAARLGVVTGMHLAEVCHRQYPAVPRIVLWLMVELAIIGSDMQEVIGCAIAFNLLSAGRIPLWGGVLITIVDTFVFLFLDKYGLRKLEAFFGFLITIMAITFGYEYVMVKPDQGELLKGMFLPYCQGCGAPQLEQAVGIVGAVIMPHNIYLHSALVKSRQIDRSNKSEVKEANKYFFIESCVALFISFLINVFVVAVFAEAFYGRTNEEVHDVCTNSSSPYSNLFPLNNQTLEVDIYKGGVVLGCFFGPAALYIWAVGILAAGQSSTMTGTYSGQFVMEGFLNLKWSRFARVFLTRSIAIIPTLLVAVFQDVQTLTGMNDFLNVLQSMQLPFALIPILTFTSLNSIMNDFANGLLWKIGGGVVILMVCCINMYFVVVYVTSLGSVVLYVMAALLSVAYLGFVGYLAWQCLIALGVSCLDIGSRYRLGLTGHSDLYLLNDVDSSMCVER
- the LOC117966962 gene encoding natural resistance-associated macrophage protein 2-like isoform X2, translating into MPPDQEPQPPDEENRSLENGEIQTVQTQYSSISPPESPESADEPFSTYFEEKVPIPEDSKPGFSFRKLWAFTGPGFLMSIAYLDPGNIESDLQSGAKAGFKLLWVLMSATILGLLLQRLAARLGVVTGMHLAEVCHRQYPAVPRIVLWLMVELAIIGSDMQEVIGCAIAFNLLSAGRIPLWGGVLITIVDTFVFLFLDKYGLRKLEAFFGFLITIMAITFGYEYVMVKPDQGELLKGMFLPYCQGCGAPQLEQAVGIVGAVIMPHNIYLHSALVKSRQIDRSNKSEVKEANKYFFIESCVALFISFLINVFVVAVFAEAFYGRTNEEVHDVCTNSSSPYSNLFPLNNQTLEVDIYKGGVVLGCFFGPAALYIWAVGILAAGQSSTMTGTYSGQFVMEGFLNLKWSRFARVFLTRSIAIIPTLLVAVFQDVQTLTGMNDFLNVLQSMQLPFALIPILTFTSLNSIMNDFANGLLWKIGGGVVILMVCCINMYFVVVYVTSLGSVVLYVMAALLSVAYLGFVGYLAWQCLIALGVSCLDIGSRYRLGLTGHSDLYLLNDVDSSMCVER